Part of the Yersinia hibernica genome, TAATTCACCGCCCCCAGCTATTTTCTTTCGTGCGCAACCGGCTTAATTTGCGGGTTATGTGAGGATTGGAATGGCGCTATTTTTAGTGGAAAGGCGAATAAAATTGCTGCGTCAGCCATAAATCGACCGCATGACGGCTGGCTTCAAAATGTGGCTCGGGCAATTCACGCGGGTGACACCACCGCCATTGCTGACATTTATCCGGCTCTTTCAGCTCAGGTTGCCCACCGGGATGTTGTGCTAGCAGACAAACTGAAACCGTGTGTTTGCCCTCATCTTGCCAAGTCGCTAGGTTGTTGCACAAGCCAATAACTTTCATCTCATTGATATTTAAACCCGTTTCTTCCCATATTTCTCGCTGTGCGGCATGTTCAAAAGACTCTCCGGCCTCCATGTGACCACCAGGAATCGACCAGTAAGGGGCATGCTGACCGCTACGTTTGCCCAACAGTATTTCACCTTGTTCATTGACGATAATGACGCCAACACCGACGACGACAGACATTGTTTCGGCTCCTTTAATATGAGTATCAGCAACTGTCAGCAAGTTGGACTATTTCACGGTTGACAGAAACCGGTTCAAGACAAAAATGTGCGGAGTGTCAAAGATCCATCAAGAATAAAAGCAGAAAACTTGCATATATTCTTAGTCGGAAACACACTCCTTGAAACGTTTCAGCGTTATCTCGTCACCAGATGATAAAGGGTAACGCTCCTTTTTCTCATTAAAGCTGAAACGATTCAATTTCAGCAAGAGAGGAGACATAATGTTCCAGTTATCGACGCAAGATATCCATCTGTCTGCACAGGCAGGCAGCAAAAACGAAGCTATTACTCAGGTGGCCGCCGCGTTGACCCAAGCGGGCAATGTAGCTGCCGGTTATGTCGATGGGATGTTAGCCCGCGAGCAGCAAACCTCGACCTATTTGGGTAATGGTATTGCCATTCCTCATGGTACCACTGATACCCGCGACTTGGTGCTGAACACGGGAGTTCAGGTTTTCCAATTTCCACAAGGTATTGCCTGGGGTGAGGATCAAACCGCCTATATTGTTATCGGCATCGCCGCCCGCTCTGATGAGCACCTGGCGTTGCTGCGCCAACTGACGCACGTGTTAAGTGATGATGCGGTTGCCGCCCAGCTGGCGAAAACCACGTCAGCTGAAGAATTACGCAGTTTGCTGATGGGCGAGAAAAAAGCCGCTGAATTCCATTTTGACACTTCACTTATTGCACTTGATGTTGCCGCCGACAACCTGATCACACTGCAAGCACTCAATGCTGGCCGCTTACAGCAAATCGGCGCTGTTGATGCCCGCTTTGTCAGTGATGTGATTACCCGTGAGCCACTGAATCTGGGGCAGGGTGTCTGGTTGAGTGACAGCACCGAAGGCAATTTGGTCAGTGCCGTTACTGTGAGCCGCCCGGCAACAGCCTTTGAACATCATGGGGAGAAAGTTGCCCTGTTGCTGACACTCGCGGTGGCGGATGAACAGCCGCTCAGTGTGCTGAACTACCTGAGTGACTTACTGCTCGCCAAAAAAGCTGACATGCTGCTGAACGCTGATGCCGCCGCCTTGTTGGCCTTGCTGACCAGTGAGTATAGTGAGCAAAACGAAGTATTAAGCGCTGAGTTTGTTATCCGTAACGAACATGGGTTACATGCGCGCCCAGGGACGATTTTAGTCAATACAATCAAACAGTTTACCAGTGAAATTACCGTAACCAATCTGGACGGCACCGGTAAACCCGCCAATGGACGTAGTCTGATGAAAGTTGTGGCTTTAGGGGTTAAAAAAGGCAATCGGCTGCGCTTTACCGCCAGCGGTGAAGATGCACAGGCCGCTCTGGATGCGATTGGTGAAGCTATCGCCGCCGGTTTGGGCGAGGGGGCAGCATGAGCAGAAGAGTAGCAACTATCACACTGAACCCGGCTTACGATCTGGTGGGCTTTTGCCCTGAGATTGAACGCGGTGAAGTTAACTTGGTAAAAACCGCCGGTCTGCATGCGGCAGGGAAAGGTATCAATGTTGCCAAGGTGCTGAAAGACCTAGGGATTGATGTCACGGTCGGGGGGTTCCTTGGCAAAGATAACCAAGATGGCTTCCAACTGTTATTCAGCGAACTGGGTATCGCCAACCGTTTTCAGGTGGTGCCGGGCCGTACGCGCATTAACGTCAAACTGACTGAAAAAGATGGCGAAGTCACTGACTTTAACTTCTCCGGTTTTGAAGTCACCAAACCGGATTGGGATCGTTTTGTAAATGATTCATTGAGCTGGTTGGGGCAGTTCGACATGGTGGCGGTCAGCGGTAGCTTGCCGGCGGGTGTCAATCCCGATGACTTCACTGACTGGATGAAGCGCCTGCGCAGCCAATGCCCATGCATTATTTTCGACAGCAGCCGTGAAGCTTTGGTGGCGGGTCTGAAAGCCTCGCCATGGTTAGTGAAACCCAATCGTCGTGAACTGGAAATCTGGGCTGGTCGCCCACTCCCTGAACTGGGGGATGTGGTGGAAGCCGCGCACGCCCTGCGTGACCAAGGGATTGCTCATGTGGTGATTTCGCTCGGCGCTGAGGGGGCACTGTGGGTGAATGCCTCTGGTGCTTGGTTGGCAAAACCGCCTGCTTGTGACGTGGTTAGCACCGTAGGTGCCGGTGACTCGATGGTCGGTGGCCTAATTTATGGATTGTTAATGCGCGAATCCAGTGAGCATACCCTGCGCCTGGCAACCGCAGTCGCTGCTTTGGCCGTCAGTCAGAGCAATGTGGGTATTACGGATCGCCCGCAGTTGGCAGCCATGATGGCGAAAGTTGACCTGAAACCCTTTAATTGATCTGTGGAGGCGAAATGAAAACGCTACTAATAATAGACAGTTCGCTCGGGCAGGCCAGAGGCCACCTTGCGTCACTGATGCTGGGCGCTGCGGCAGCAAAAGCTGGGCTGAGCTGGGTTGATAACGCGGCTGATGCAGAACTGGTGATTGTGGCCGGGCAATCAGCTCCAGCTGACAGTGCGCTGAACGGCAAAAAAGTCTATGTCGGTGAGGTGGAAAAAGCGGTGCGGGACCCTGAGGGCTTCTTAGCTCAGGCGATGGCTCAGGCAAAACCTTATCAAGTCGCAGTTACTGCTAGCCCAGCAACATCGTCAGCAACTGGCCCCAAACGCATTGTGGCAATCACGGCTTGCCCAACCGGTGTGGCTCACACCTTTATGGCGGCTGAAGCTATTGAAAGTGAAGCGAAAAAACGTGGCTGGTGGGTGAAAGTTGAAACCCGTGGCTCGGTGGGCGCTGGCAACGCGATTACCCCCGAAGAAGTGGCCGCGGCAGATTTAGTGATTGTGGCGGCTGACATCGAAGTGGACTTGGATAAGTTTGCTGGCAAACCAATGTATCGCACCACCACCGGTTTAGCCCTGAAGAAAACCATGCAGGAGCTGGACAAAGCGCTGGTGGAAGCTGAAGTTTATCAGCCGAAAACGGGCAGCAGCGCCGGCACGAAAAAAGCAGAAACCGGTGGTCCATATCGCCACCTGTTGACCGGTGTGTCTTACATGTTGCCCATGGTGGTTGCCGGCGGCTTGTGTATTGCGCTGTCATTCGTCTTCGGTATCAAAGCATTTGAAGTTAAAGGCACACTGGCTGCGGCCTTGATGCAAATTGGTGGCGGTTCGGCATTCGCCCTGATGGTGCCGGTGTTGGCCGGTTTTATCGCCTTCTCCATTGCTGACCGTCCGGGTCTGACACCGGGTTTGATTGGCGGTATGTTAGCGGTAAGTACCGGTGCGGGCTTCCTCGGCGGTATCATTGCCGGTTTCCTGGCCGGTTACGTCGCCAAAGCTATCAGCACTAAACTGCATTTGCCGCAAAGTATGGAAGCGCTGAAGCCGATATTGATTATTCCGCTGGTGGCGAGCTTGATTGTCGGCTTGGTGATGATTTATGTGGTCGGTACGCCGGTGGCTAAAATCATGACTGGCCTGACTAACTGGCTGCAATCCATGGGTACCGCCAATGCGGTGCTGTTGGGGGCTATCCTTGGTGCGATGATGTGTACCGATATGGGCGGGCCGGTGAACAAAGCGGCTTATGCCTTTGGTGTCGCGCTGCTGAGTTCGTCAGTTTATGCCCCGATGGCGGCCATTATGGCGGCGGGGATGGTGCCACCGCTGGCGATGGGGTTGGCAACACTGCTGGCGCGTCATAAGTTTGACAAAGGCGAGCAAGAGGGGGGCAAGGCCGCGCTGGTACTGGGCTTGTGCTTTATCTCCGAGGGGGCAATTCCCTTTGCGGCCCGTGACCCAATGCGCGTGTTACCTTGCTGTATTGCCGGTGGCGCATTGACTGGTGCCCTATCTATGGCCTTCGGCGCGCAATTGATGGCACCACACGGTGGCCTGTTTGTGCTGTTGATCCCTGGGGCGATTCACCCAGTGCTGTTGTACCTGGTGGCGATTATTGCCGGTACGGTGTTAGCCGGTGGCCTGTACGCGCTGCTCAAACGCCCGGATGCCGTGGTGGCGAAAGCCGCTTAACGCAGGGGGCAACTGCTTATTAGCCATAAAAA contains:
- a CDS encoding nucleotide triphosphate diphosphatase NUDT15 yields the protein MSVVVGVGVIIVNEQGEILLGKRSGQHAPYWSIPGGHMEAGESFEHAAQREIWEETGLNINEMKVIGLCNNLATWQDEGKHTVSVCLLAQHPGGQPELKEPDKCQQWRWCHPRELPEPHFEASRHAVDLWLTQQFYSPFH
- the fruB gene encoding fused PTS fructose transporter subunit IIA/HPr protein; this encodes MFQLSTQDIHLSAQAGSKNEAITQVAAALTQAGNVAAGYVDGMLAREQQTSTYLGNGIAIPHGTTDTRDLVLNTGVQVFQFPQGIAWGEDQTAYIVIGIAARSDEHLALLRQLTHVLSDDAVAAQLAKTTSAEELRSLLMGEKKAAEFHFDTSLIALDVAADNLITLQALNAGRLQQIGAVDARFVSDVITREPLNLGQGVWLSDSTEGNLVSAVTVSRPATAFEHHGEKVALLLTLAVADEQPLSVLNYLSDLLLAKKADMLLNADAAALLALLTSEYSEQNEVLSAEFVIRNEHGLHARPGTILVNTIKQFTSEITVTNLDGTGKPANGRSLMKVVALGVKKGNRLRFTASGEDAQAALDAIGEAIAAGLGEGAA
- the fruK gene encoding 1-phosphofructokinase, which translates into the protein MSRRVATITLNPAYDLVGFCPEIERGEVNLVKTAGLHAAGKGINVAKVLKDLGIDVTVGGFLGKDNQDGFQLLFSELGIANRFQVVPGRTRINVKLTEKDGEVTDFNFSGFEVTKPDWDRFVNDSLSWLGQFDMVAVSGSLPAGVNPDDFTDWMKRLRSQCPCIIFDSSREALVAGLKASPWLVKPNRRELEIWAGRPLPELGDVVEAAHALRDQGIAHVVISLGAEGALWVNASGAWLAKPPACDVVSTVGAGDSMVGGLIYGLLMRESSEHTLRLATAVAALAVSQSNVGITDRPQLAAMMAKVDLKPFN
- the fruA gene encoding PTS fructose transporter subunit IIBC, which codes for MKTLLIIDSSLGQARGHLASLMLGAAAAKAGLSWVDNAADAELVIVAGQSAPADSALNGKKVYVGEVEKAVRDPEGFLAQAMAQAKPYQVAVTASPATSSATGPKRIVAITACPTGVAHTFMAAEAIESEAKKRGWWVKVETRGSVGAGNAITPEEVAAADLVIVAADIEVDLDKFAGKPMYRTTTGLALKKTMQELDKALVEAEVYQPKTGSSAGTKKAETGGPYRHLLTGVSYMLPMVVAGGLCIALSFVFGIKAFEVKGTLAAALMQIGGGSAFALMVPVLAGFIAFSIADRPGLTPGLIGGMLAVSTGAGFLGGIIAGFLAGYVAKAISTKLHLPQSMEALKPILIIPLVASLIVGLVMIYVVGTPVAKIMTGLTNWLQSMGTANAVLLGAILGAMMCTDMGGPVNKAAYAFGVALLSSSVYAPMAAIMAAGMVPPLAMGLATLLARHKFDKGEQEGGKAALVLGLCFISEGAIPFAARDPMRVLPCCIAGGALTGALSMAFGAQLMAPHGGLFVLLIPGAIHPVLLYLVAIIAGTVLAGGLYALLKRPDAVVAKAA